CCTCACCAGCATTCCGCCTGCACGACGTCGCTTCGAGACGACGAGCAACATGCGGAGGCAGCCGATCCTCCGCACCAGAATAACAGTAGAAGACTCGATCGCGAGGGCGATCAGAGGAGTATGTACAAGAAACCATTGCGACCAGAATCGGGGATCCGTTTGTTACGAAGATGGAGCGACATGCCGCAGCATTTGCAGTTCAATCCTCACATCCGCACTGGATATAGGCCCCTCATGACCGTGGCCCAGTGTCTCGGCAGTTTGTTTTACATCCACAATGAAACTGTCAATATCTTGACACATGGTGAGTTCTGAGAACATTAcaaagagaatattatttataaagagatagatatgattttttgattttttgagaTATACAGATACGATAGAACGccgattattcgaaattttgttattcaagTAATCGATTATATGTATCGTATATCCGAATACAGGATATATAGATtgatatatagattaatattagtGTTCATATtagtattctaatatatatcttattaagtatatttaaatatattagattattataaatgaccaattgaaaaataagtgactaaatgtatataaaatgtaacatatacattaaatatatcattaaataatacagattaatttataaataatacagatcaatttataaaatttaaagttagataaatacaatttgagtattattttattatattaattatttgttaattataaaaaaaataagttgtaATTGAACTATGcttcaatatcaaatttatatatttttgtatatagatttatatttaaataaaaaaaatataatataacataatataaaatataatataaaataatataatataaaataatataatataaaataatataatataaaataatataatataaaataataaaatataatataacaaaatataatataaaaaatttttcttaacattatagaattataatagaatataatagaatttccaaaaaatgttacatttaaagaaataatcttttatatatgtaaaaaattaagattgataaatataaaagaaataaaaaaattattaataaaaatcaattagttataataattttacttttgttttttgatGGATAACATATATGAATTTGTTAAGTCAAACTttgattaatatgattttcgaTAAGCTAAaagttatcttattttaatattttattataaagatttgattatttcattatcgtataaaaattatttcatttgaaacaatttgatACATTCTCTTAAtctgataataaatatctatatttgaaaattgttttatttttaattattttatttaatatttaattactttgtgacatatttacaaatttgattaaatttctgaTCGATTATAATCGACGTTTTATTgtagttaatatttaattgttgaatgtattaattttgaaaagagaacattctattatttatgatacaactgaattaatttctcataaaaaaataagtcaaaaagaaacaataatatttttttcatttgaaattttgtttatgaataaatcaagtttcaaaatatttcaaacttaaatgaaattaactaCTTTCCAAATGGGAAATGAatcacaaattaattattaatagattattattctatatatgaaagaacaaaaaatagaattttatcatctattttttgaaaaatattttttatcatctagtttttatttttgaaaaaaatcaaaaacattgtataatcaagaaattatataatccatGAATTTTCAGattcaatgttattaaaaaaaaaaatttttaaatgtttttaattaaatttgaaaaaatttattttacattttttttattattatattatttgctttattcttatttaatcgaaaattaatcaattatttatacttaatcatttataaatttttttttatttaaaaaacttcaaatgaaaaaaaatttttttttttatgaactaatgataagttaattatttctttttcaattataccACGGAAAgtttctctctatatatacatattatattttgattctgctgttggattaattattaaatttgtttatgatttgattaaaaaatataaaatatttatttaattattaatttaagattaaattatgtttaagaatatttatgcgaattcatattatgaatataattgaaaaaataaaatttatataaaaatttatttcattctttaaatatataatgagtaTTATACTTtagatatcttatatattttttcatattcatattcgattaatataattatgatttacatatgatatcaagaaatatttaaatctttcattttttatggTTTTAGGAAATTGATTGGATTGATTTGATACATAAATGttacaatgaaataaattaatttataaatagttaatatgtgcttttaagtaatattttaataaaaatattagctaaatataaaaatatctattgttCATCATATCGATTTTCAGTATATAATcactttaaaatgtttaaaggtgaggagaaaggaaaagttgTATTCCGTTATTCAATAAAGTAGAAAATTGGATTAACCTTAAGCTTTTCAAGGTCAATTTATATgagaaatcattatatttctattgacGCATTGTGAGATAgcgaaaaattgattaacgaagccatatgttatttttctgaaatctATTACACATGCACGATGTTGAtaacatcaattttatattcaaagaaataattaatgttatcaaagaaaaaaagaaaagaaaataaaatattaaaaatataatgttatactcaaatataaaaaattaaagataagcatttatttatgtataatattcatgaatttttaacaatttaattgatttttaataatttaattcaatataataacgaatgacaataatacgaataataataacgaataatttatgaaaatttttattttaaaaatgatacattGTATCAatcatatcaaattataaagaatttattaataatcgaaaaaataatgtacACACAAAAGagattataaagataaacatgatataatatttattatacaggcattttacgtttattatttaattaactaattaaaaataaatattgtttatggATAAACAAAGACATTGTTATATGAGATAATTAACAAAgacaaaattctataaatgaatattatatataattatatattatgttatatgcaattaattacatataattttttagataaaatttttattttatatttacataataaaaataacactataaattttcatgtataaatatttataaattattattcatatgaaatagttaaaaataattattgcagagaattaataaatttttaagtataattataatataaatgttaaaaataaaaatattaacaaaatgtattaaatttgttataaattttaattatattgaaaattaattatatatttgattttatttgtaaataagaaaaattattattgctgatcttaatatttattattaacatattgttataaatttgattatattttatccatataaagatattagattttttttctatattttacaattttacttttttttgtctttaaaaaaaataaagaataatgcaTTCCTAAAGAATTTGAatcactttaaaaataattatataatatcatttattaatgaattttcaatttatccaaatatatggatatttcaaaatataaattatgaattatctataattaaaaaattcattctatattatataaattatttatttatgaattattattatattatatagattatttatttatatataaattatttattttctcaatttttttccagaaataaacttgaattatttttataataaataatttgattaatataattgataaaaattaaattaaaattgattaataaattgaacaatTAGTCATGTATActtgatttttaatacaaaaaaaatcatgttttAGGATTTGCCATTTTATACATGTTATTGACTATTCCTCAACTTCTTCCATGGAATACCAAAGGTATCTTCCTAGCAATCTTATCTTGGTGCCATTTAATCGGTGCTGTAAGTCCCTGGATTGGATCATTCatttatcatctttttatgaatttaaactaCGATGAAATCTTCTATAAATCGCTATTGAAATTAGACATGATCGGTATATGGCTGTGTCAAAGTTTTGgtacttatttaaattattattgaattactaATTATcagatgattaataattttaataaaatttcattttaaattttaggagCAATACCTATGATAGCAGCAACAGTCCACTGTTTATGTGATACTTATTGGTACAGCTGTATGTTTATCTATTGTTTCCTTAGTATATGGGGACTTCTTaaggtatattatattatattctttaaatttctttaaaattcttatcttcaatcttaaatattataaatatttcatgtagGCAATGAATGCGCAGTCACCGTGGGAGAGAAGATTATGTTTTGCACCTCCTTTTCTCATGAGAATGTTAGTACTAATTCTACGATGTTTCGGTATTGGCGGTGGTTCTCCAGATGCTTTACTTCATATTGTACTAcaggtaaaaatatatataaatatatatatatatatatatatatatatatatatatttatatatatattaatcataatgatttaatccttaataattcataatgtttattttttatttcattttgttttttattttttacaaaaatacattTGAATAAACATTCAtcttttacttataattagaaagataaaaaatttaattactatttttatataaataataatatataagaaaatataagtagttatatttactaaataagtataaaatacgTAAAGTACATAAagtagtattatattaataataattaataatatataaaattatattggcgatatatataagataaagtataagattaaaattaaaagtaaaatagtaaaatataaaattaaaatttttatttttttaattatagatatataattaaaaatattgatatttattcatatatatatttttgtaaaaatttttattaacattatattaatattatgtaattattattatatattatattattattattatatatctatatattatttataataatcacaattattatttattaataatttatataaaaaagaaatattaataataataattaactcttctattatataattctattataaaattatacaaattcaaatatgattctattatagtaatgtattattaattactatttttatatgtttgtataaaatttttatatatattttaatctttgaaaaactAAGAATCAAACTATTTGgtttaatatagtaatatagcaacaacatataataaaaagaatatataaaataaaattttaaaaaatatgatataagtaatgtaaaatatgatacatattgtaaaggattaaagaaaaatatcaaagaaatttttaaaatattgatatcatatatatatatatatatatatatatatatatatttttttttttcaggatcTCATAGCAATTGTAGGAGCAACTATAGGTGCCATGCGTATTCCTGAAAAATGGATACCAGGCAAACTGGATCTGATATTGAATTCTCATAATTTAATGCATGTGCTGGTTGTCTTGGCGGTTTGTTCGATGCATGCTGCAACTCTGCAAGATCTCACTTGGATAATCAATTCGTCTGCGTGCAATGAAACGATATTCGTTCAATTAAAGCACGATGAACTGTGATGAAATGACATGCGTAAACATAATGAAATCTGTGATAAAACGAGCCTATCCCAACCGGTTATTTTGttcaaacgataaaaatacttCGTGACCATAAAgtatatatctttctaattagtaatagaaataaaagaatatgcatatatgtacgtaccaaaatttaatgataataagaaGTAAGCAATATTCACGTGCAATATATACGTGAAACAATAGAAGTACAAGTACAAGTACAAAATTTAACTTGTCATATCACaaagaaaatcataaataaataatattcattttgatttgaatgtTAATTCGAATTCCATTCTAAAATGCAAAAGAATATCAtactttaaatagaataaactaGAATAAGCACATCAAAAATacgtttattattgattataagaCTTAAAGATCCATAGTAATTTACAAGATGTGTTTCTAGACATTTCGTTTCTTTGATTTGAATACACatcattttacaatattaataccattcgtaaaaacgaataaaactgTTCCAAAATATCGATTAGAATTCATTTAATTCCATAGGGGTTTCAAGTATTCATACATAAATTCattgtctatatatataaaggaatcAAGGTATAGAAGTGTATGATAGATTCatttacatttgaaattaCACACACAGGTGCATAAATTGATCTGTTATCcacaattgataaattttacattaaaaaataaatttgattgaatcatttcttcgatatatttgattaaacgtATATCTTatgacaaatttattttacatgaaattaagaaagagCAGAACCACaagaatatcttaaaaaaaatattttattcgaatgaaaaaattattaatagatataatataaatgctagacaaatatatttttttacaattacattCTTGCGGATCTGATCATTGAGATAAAttgtatatctttataaagaaattttacattctttATAAAGTTTGATCAAaactaattatacatatatctattgcgttgaaattgtttattttttatcttatttctatgaaaaagttgataaataataaataaataaaaaacgaaaataattatatattttgaaataaaagcaCCTATTAAAAGCACATAAGGCACCATATATAAGtgcataataaacaatatattaaatctatgaATCATTCACGCATTatctatatgaaatataatgtagatgataaaatttaagagaaaacTGTAACGCaagaattagatattattaataaaaattatctaagaaATGTTTTGATAATGacttaagaataaaatttttttcattgtgaCATATttagaatacatttttataagcGGAAGAATATAACATTAACGTGCGTATTTGCAATGTACATCAAGAGTGTATTTGTACAAGTTTTAACGTTTTGTTTGAAGAATATAGTCTtctcttaaattttcatttcattatatatttttacataatcaaAACcaccaaatttatatttaattacaattactgTAAAGGAGCTTCACTTTCTTGAGTATAACTTTTAACTCTGCTAAATTTAAGTGATGGATATCGTCCACCAATAGCTGATACTCTCCATTCTCTTACAGACGGTTCCTTTAAACACATTTTCGCTTCATGGCCATTTCTATActttgtaaatattgtataacttAACCATTTCAATTGCGAATTTAACCGTCTATGGTGatcttgaatttcaaattcctaTAAACaatgacaattttattaaattctattataattaaaagtaattattttaatataatataagttaaaatttacaatatgaaATGTTTGTTCCCCACTATCATgcatagtttcttttttcttttttctatatgtACTAACtccttttatttcttgttttttgaGCATTAAAATGACGCAATTATCATGTAATCTATAATGACCAATAAGAACCGATGAATTGCGCGGAGtacgatattttaaagaatttacgCAACTTTGGGCCTCATCAGTTGAAGTTAGCATCAAAACTCTTCCTTCCggaaaaaatctatttatcaaagaaataatatagaaataaataagaatctacaatttttataatgaatattttataaaattatattattacatacctCAGGTACCTGAAGTATTCCACCAGATGCCAAGGTCTATAAAATCGATCTTGGAAACTATTTTCACCATCACGAATGTAACTGGTTTTACTAATATAACATCCATTATATCTCAGTCTAGGCCGTTGCAAATACATGTCTCTCCATGATTGATATTTTGGAGCATAAGTTCCACAATTCACACCCCATACTCtatgaaatttgatataataatttgattattaacaaaatttaataagagatATCTGAGATGACTTACCTAATACAAGCAAGTCTCCAGATTTCTGTATCTCTTGCAGATATGTAAAATCCACGACATACTCTGGAGAACATTTCAAGAGATCTTAAGTCAAGTTCTGAGGATACAACCCatcttagaatatataatactatttccATAGGCAAGGCAGAAATATGTGTTGTCTGAAATAAGGAATGCcctgaaatatttatcatgatATTCGACgacaataatatctatataaatttaaatatacatatttttataattattgtataattttatataaatacttactgTTTGTTCAAATTTAGGAAAACAAAcgcatttattttgatttacgattttgcataatttaacatataaatcactttcttcttcatcttcttcattATGGTTTTCAACATtatcatcaatattatttatatcattatcaaatCCTTCATGACCATCATCATTTGTTTTTACTTTAGTTGATTCATATAAACGAAATTCAATATCAGGAACTAATAACACAGCACGTTTATAGAACTGAATTGCTTCATAGaacttccttctttcctcatATTCAAttcctttcaaaaataaattttttgcctgaaatatttatgttattttatgttatatatacatacacagatatttttcaacttgCATTGATCATTATACCTTGCTTTCAATAGATTCTTCATCATTAGAAACATCAACTTTAACTGCTTTTGTGGATTGAGTTTTTGGTCGATCTCGTTTTGGCGATATTTCTAATTCACGCTGCCATTGCTCTCTGAAAGATGTTAGAGCATCCTCAATGTTTGTTTCCGAAAAAGAAGACCCTTCTTGATCGTCTCCTCCATCATCTGATTCACTGGATTCACTGGAGTGACTCTATTggtttaatgaattaatacatatgaattatatccaattataaatataaacaatattttaataataaaaataagaataaattaattgtatcaattactttttaaaaaagtttctgAAAAtgacgttttatttttctggtCCATTGAGGttatattgatatacataACTTCTTACACGGTAACAATGAAAGGACAGTCattgttttcaatatattacgtaccattttttttcctgtttCAATTTCCACAGTATTATTCCTTCAACCTTTGTACTCTCGGTCAGAAAAGCGTACCACACAGCGAAAGTACAATCTCGCCAACAAGACCGCCGCCATGGTTCTCGCTTTTCTGCTTTGCGATTCAATTAAAGGTCATACCGGTAGCTATAGATTACATTCTTGTATATTTTCAGCTGATGCAATccagttttaattattacgaattcaaaaaatgatgatttttaagGAGATCGATGCCATATGTTACGCATAattatagtattaaaattacgTAAGTCAATTTTTTGATGCATATTTTACGTAAGTTTACTATAaagataaaaca
This DNA window, taken from Apis mellifera strain DH4 linkage group LG12, Amel_HAv3.1, whole genome shotgun sequence, encodes the following:
- the LOC727130 gene encoding progestin and adipoQ receptor family member 4 isoform X1, which codes for MYKKPLRPESGIRLLRRWSDMPQHLQFNPHIRTGYRPLMTVAQCLGSLFYIHNETVNILTHGFAILYMLLTIPQLLPWNTKGIFLAILSWCHLIGAVSPWIGSFIYHLFMNLNYDEIFYKSLLKLDMIGIWLCQSFGAIPMIAATVHCLCDTYWYSCMFIYCFLSIWGLLKAMNAQSPWERRLCFAPPFLMRMLVLILRCFGIGGGSPDALLHIVLQDLIAIVGATIGAMRIPEKWIPGKLDLILNSHNLMHVLVVLAVCSMHAATLQDLTWIINSSACNETIFVQLKHDEL
- the LOC727130 gene encoding progestin and adipoQ receptor family member 4 isoform X2; its protein translation is MYKKPLRPESGIRLLRRWSDMPQHLQFNPHIRTGYRPLMTVAQCLGSLFYIHNETVNILTHGIFLAILSWCHLIGAVSPWIGSFIYHLFMNLNYDEIFYKSLLKLDMIGIWLCQSFGAIPMIAATVHCLCDTYWYSCMFIYCFLSIWGLLKAMNAQSPWERRLCFAPPFLMRMLVLILRCFGIGGGSPDALLHIVLQDLIAIVGATIGAMRIPEKWIPGKLDLILNSHNLMHVLVVLAVCSMHAATLQDLTWIINSSACNETIFVQLKHDEL
- the LOC413709 gene encoding F-box only protein 9, with translation MSHSSESSESDDGGDDQEGSSFSETNIEDALTSFREQWQRELEISPKRDRPKTQSTKAVKVDVSNDEESIESKAKNLFLKGIEYEERRKFYEAIQFYKRAVLLVPDIEFRLYESTKVKTNDDGHEGFDNDINNIDDNVENHNEEDEEESDLYVKLCKIVNQNKCVCFPKFEQTTTHISALPMEIVLYILRWVVSSELDLRSLEMFSRVCRGFYISARDTEIWRLACIRVWGVNCGTYAPKYQSWRDMYLQRPRLRYNGCYISKTSYIRDGENSFQDRFYRPWHLVEYFRYLRFFPEGRVLMLTSTDEAQSCVNSLKYRTPRNSSVLIGHYRLHDNCVILMLKKQEIKGVSTYRKKKKETMHDSGEQTFHIEFEIQDHHRRLNSQLKWLSYTIFTKYRNGHEAKMCLKEPSVREWRVSAIGGRYPSLKFSRVKSYTQESEAPLQ